The genomic segment catttgaatgtcTTTGTTCTATTGGGCTAATATATTTTCTAATTCCTCTCCCAGAAATGTCACGATGTTTAAGTTCACATCATTAGCCGTGCCAACACAATGCCTTGTGTGTTATGTGCAATGCTAACaaaattggaactaatttgggagaattttatttcatattgttcaaatttctcaaaaatgtcaggtgccctatagctgaatattgcaatattacaaattattcacagaaacaagtgtataactgaaaaagaaaattagatgagcttacattcgCAGATTAAAcggacattacttcaccatccaattgtcccaaattagttccaatcgtgtttgttattgttgacggaTGCATTCTAGTCTGGACGAGAATTAAATGGACTACAATAACACTTAGCATCAAACACCGACAGGTTGTATCGACAACTTTCCGCCAGGCGTTTTGACATGGTTTTGGGAGTGGaaaaagaaagttttttttttgtactgcAGAACCAAAAAAATTGTTCGAGAAGACATGCAACGTCACAGCTAATAGAGCTTTAAGAGTTGTATTAAAACAAATGTAATACTCTTATCATTCTTACGTCGATGCTTCCATAAATctcaaatttactgaaatacAAATGTGTTCAATAAATACAGGTATCATCAAACGGATAACCAGTCGTCATCTTTTTATTATTATGATTGCCTTAGGTTCTTGTGAGAAGTGAAAATTTTTGCGCTACTTTTCAAAACCCTCATGATCGCCAGAACTTGCCTCTCGCTCGGCCCGCTTTTTTTTACAGCACGAGTATCTTTAATTACGTAATTGCCAAcataaaatgacgtcattgaagTATCCGGCTGTTGAACCCGCTCGAGCGCATAAaggtgcgggattgctggatagCTAAAATAGCCAGCTTTGACATATTtagcagctattcagctaaGAGGGTTTACAGCAATGACTCAAGGGATAATTAGCGGCTATTCAGCTGCTTCAGGTTGTTgagcagctattcagctattctgcTATGATACCAAAATCCttggctattcagctattcaagctaataGCTCATATTAGCCGCTATTAGCCAATgttagctagctattagctggctatcaGCTATTTTCTTATCAATCATATTCATGCAAAATCACTGTCATGTTTTCCCGTATTAATTATTGCCTTGCCTGGAAACTGATACTCTCATCATTAACATGCCGAATAAGGTGACATACAATTCGTACGtgtattttctgacttttttattacatttcaacatttgCTTTAAACTCGAGAAGTCTTCCAATGTCTTACGGTGCGATTACTCTTGCAATGCAGAACCTGTTTGTCGATATCTCTCTTATTTACACCAATTATTCCCGCTGCCTATCTGAGTGACCTCGCAACTGCGCTTCCGCTTTTCCACATGAACTTACTGGTCGCAGTTCTTTGTCTGATTTAGAACCTGTGTAATCAGTCATTCATGTTTGTGGCCGGGATTAGTACCTGTTAAAACCTGTAAAGTGGGCCAATTCTCATGTACAGCGTGATCTTTTGGCGTGATTCTACCCTTACAATGAACAAAATTATCACGTTCACCATTTCCTCCGTAGAGCCCCGCTCGACAAGAAATGCACAATGCAATTAGGTATTTCTGAAGTAACCGAACATTTGATATTACTTTCTTGGTTCTACCCATATTCTCGCACATCTTTCATTTAATACAGAGGCCAAGCCAAAACAACAGCTTATCGTCCAAACGCTTGTGTATCTTCATATGTAAGTACTTGTCAGTTGTGGGAAGTCTtctacaaacaatttttgtgttcagctgcaaactgacatgcatatttaataagtctTTGAACAAAAGACAATGCAAAACCCGTCACTGGTATTTGATTAGCCTCTGCGTGAATGTCGGTACAATTAATCACATGAAACTTTTCCAGACACGAGCAATCACATGAAACCTTTTCAAACAGAGACTAACTGACCATAACTACTCTACCGCTCAACCAGCCATGTGACCACGGTCCCTCGTGGACGTGGAGGGACCGCGATGTGACTTAATATATTTCTTGGCTCTACAAATCGCAAGATTCCCCGATCATTTCGTTTTACCACAAAATTTTTCATGCCAGTGAATGAAATCCTCAATACGTACAATTTGTGATTTCTTTAGCTctcaattcagaaaaaaatgccGTGTGCCGTGGTCACTTGCATGAAAGAAATTATCTTCCATAAAAAACTCAATAGTACTTTCTTGgttctacaatatttattcaCTATATTTATGAGATGTCTAATTCTTTGTACACCTAAGTGAAAGTCACGCTCGTGACTTCCTTGGTAATATGTAGTTGTTAGGCTTTTCCAGACGTGTCCACTgcttagctggtagccagctaatagctggctaataacagctaatagcggctaaaaacggctaatagcttgaatagctcaatagccagcccatttaGGCCGCGGGAgttgttagctggtagccagctaatagctagctaagagtggctattagcggctaaaaacggctaatagcttgaatagctcaataaccagcccattccgacctcaggagccagcccattccgacctcgggagttgttagctggtagccagctaatagctagctaagagtggctattagcggctaaaaacggctaatagcttgaatagctcaatagccagcccattccgacctcgggagttgttagctggtagccagctaatagctagctaagagtggctattagcggctaaaaacggctaatagcttgaatagctcaatagccagcccattccgacctcaggagccagcccattccgacctcgggagttgttagctggtagccagctaatagctagctaagagtggctattagcggctaaaaacggctaatagcttgaatagctcaatagccagcccattccgacctcgggagttgttagctggtagccagctaatagctagctaagagtggctattagcggctaaaaacggctaatagcttgaatagctcaatagccagcccattccgacctcgggagttgttagctggtagccagctaatagctagctaagagtggctattagcggctaaaaatggctaatagcttgaatagctcaatagccagcccattccgacctcaggagccagcccattccgacctcgggagttgttagctggtagccagctaatagctagctaagagtggctattagcggctaaaaacggctaatagcttgaatagctctaTAACCAGCCCTACAATAATCATTTGTTTTTAGCTGAATAGCTACCTACTACGTTTATTAGCAGCTAAAAGTGTCCTGTGGAAATTAATAATAGCTTAAATAGCCGCAAACAGCTAACTATAAGCTATTCTTATGGCTAACGTAGCTATTAGCTACCTAGCTATTTAGGGGGCTATTCAGTtatccagcaatcccgcaccCCACTCCTCGAGCGGACAGAAACCTGAAATTAAAGGCTAATATATGTACTTCCGATTGGCAAATTTATGCTCTGCCTATAACGTCCAAATATTTCCATCAAATTGCGGTACTAGAAAGACTAGAAATTAAGTGTTCAAACGAAATCCGATTATTCGACCACCATGAAGGTCTACATTCGACACGGGGAAAATGACATGGCATAAAACACATTTAACGTTGTATCCGGGCTCGATTAATTAAGTATTTGAATTCAATTAATTATCTTGACAAGCCTATAAAACAAAAACCCAAGAGCCACGTTTATAGGTGACAAGGAATAATGAAACACGacaggaactaatttgggataattggatgctgaactaatgtcggtttaatctgtaaatgtaagctcatctgcttttcttttcaagttacacacttgtttttatgagttatttgtaacatttcaacattcagctatagagcacctgacattcttgagaaatttgaaaatataaagatctaGTTATCCCAAAttcgttccaatcgtgttaaatttgTCACATTCAAGAAACCCAGTCCAAACGTAACTCGTGAGATGAACGGGCGGAGCTAGCTTTACAGATGTGGCGTTTGGCAATACAAGTGACCAATCTTAACCCCGAATGGCCCGTTCAAAGTCACGGACAGTGCGCATTACCATCCTGGCCAACAAATCCCATTGAAGTTGACGCCTTGACGCTGCAAGCAAGGTATACGCTAGTATCATCACAACTGTGAGTGTGGTATTAGCCCAGTGCGGTAATGCATTCTTTTGGACGACAACGTAACGTAGCTACATTCTGTACTAAATAAATTTTCCGAGCTTGCTTCAGAGCCACGTGTTCACCTAACGACATAATCTAAAACGTCCTGCCTTCGATTATCATGCAGTTGAAACTAGATACTTCAAATTGGCTTCCCGTTGAGGTAAAATTCCGCATCAAATACCGCAACGTGACAGAATGCTACAATTTCAATGACCATGCAAGCAATCAAAAGTCGGTTCTATGTTTTCAAATCCTCCACTAAGCAGAAGTATATACGTTATAAAACTGATTGATATCGACTATGATATGACTACTTGACCTGAATCTGAACTATATATTTCACCGTAGAGGGCGCAAAATACTCACCATAGCTCAGAAGGCGGTCAGAACTGTTGTGGAGAATGTTCTTCCTTGTTTTATAGTTTTCGTACAAATCGTGTGGAAAGCTGagaaaagaaactattaaaatctTTAACCTATTGAAATATGTGTTTTCGAATGGTTTCGACTCCACTGGCATAAATTCGCCTTAAGAATATGAACACTCAAAATGGGATTCGTGTTTACTTCAAGTTTCGGGCAACGCTCAGTTAGCTTCGGAGCATGAACGACGACACATTTTCTGAGTTGCAAgtctcaatatacatattttctcTCAGCATGGGCAAGTTATCCGTCTGCTAGTGCtaaatatatatccctatttAAAATGTCAAGGAACGGCAGGAACACTTTTCGCAATTCCTGTTACTTCTGTCAATTCATGATTTTGCGGGTGAAATCCAGATCGGGTGCCCTTATAGAGGGCGTGCTCATGCTCGTATGGAACTGGAAGGAGGTTTTAATTATATGCGGTACTATATCCTTTTGAAGAAAACTGGCTTGAGGGATTGCTGTGGCCGAAAAGGTAAAACGGGAACGAAAATGAAGCcaaaaaagtatgaaaatacatcattttggcagaaatatttattgaaaCTGGAGGTTGTTTAAATTGCCACGCCTTATTGTTTCATTCGTTTTCGAATCAGGTTGAAGTGCCACTGTACGCTTCGGTTACAAATATTCCAGACGAGTGTTTAATTACCAGAGATATAAAAATCGCTATGGTTTGAAGACAACTTTGTCACTTATCAAATACCACAGTTAGTGATACCCAGTTATTGGATTTAGTCACCTACATAAAAGGAAAccgaaacaaaaatgaacacatAAAAAAACTCGTAACGAACAAAAAAAATCTCACAAAAATCatgttggttttgttggtaGTGGCGGCGTTTGTGATGACGATGACTACGATAATGATCACCTATACCCCGACCACCCCttccatcgtcgtcgtcgtcatcatcatcatcatcatcatcatcatcatcatcatcatcatcatcatcatcataatcatcatcatcatcatcatcatcatcatcatcatcatcatcatcatcatcatcatcatcgtcatcatcatcatcaccaccatcaccatcatcatcatcatcatcatcatcatcatcatcatcatcatcatcatcatcatcatcatcgtcatagtcatcatcatcatcatcatcatcatcatcatcatcatcatcatcatcatcatcatcatcatcatcatcatcatcatcatcatcatcatcatagtcatcatcatcatcaacaccatcatcatcatcatcatcatcatcatcatcatcatcatagtcatcatcattatcaccaccaccatcatcatcaccatcatcatcatcatcaccaccaccatcatcatcatcgtcatagtagcatcatcatcatcatcaccaccaccaaaaccaccaccatcatcatcatcatcatcatcatcatcatcatcatcatcatcatcgtcatcatcgtcgtcgtcgtcgtcattacCTTGACAGCAGCGGCTGCAAAAGAACACGCAAACCATATTATGATATATTAATAAATATCTATAGTTCGCTTTCAATTTCACTTTCATTGGTTGATTTAATGTGAACATCTCAACACGTTACTTTGTGGTGATAGGCTTGGTTGCAGCTGTCTGTAACAGCACTGATTTTTAAGTTCGCGTAAATAAAAAGTCTCACCGACATAAATATTAAAACGCGAACATCAATTTATTGAGTGCactatattgtaaattttgtcatGACAAAGACTGTATTACACACATCTGTGTGAAAATGATGGTACATGGCTTGGCGTGCTCTTCAGTAATTTCGAAATGTCAGCATAGAATAGTTGAAATGAAAGCACAAAGTCAATTACTCCTTTCGACATTTTCCAGAGTAAGATATCCCTTTGTCAATGCCTCGTCGAGACCAGCCTGTTATGGTTGAAAAATGTGCTGCCCCTCCTCCTATGACAGCGCCCGCAACGTCGGTTTTCGTAATGCTGACAATACTCCTGATCCAGTGTTTTGATGCTCATTGAACAAAATTGTCTTTCAGATACAtatatattgaatattgcaacaAGATAGGTAACACAGAATTCGTACAATGcatgcaaaatatttcaatgagtCTAATGTTCACTGTTTAGTAATACGTAGTTTATACATTTTTTCGTAGTAAGGCACGGCATCTCGGATTCGCCCTTTCACGAATTCCGGAACCTTGGTCCAGTCGATGTCTGACTCAACCGTCGGAGTAAAACCGGTGCTTGTTAAGGCCTGACCGAAGAAAGTATCTCTGTAGAAAGCAGTCTGATGAAACTCCAGCCAATGAGACACATTTGCCGCCTCCCAATGCAACATACCCGGATTGAATTCCAAACCGACGCGGGGACACCAAGCTCTGAGAGTATCTTCCGGATGATTGGCCAGTTCGTCTGCATCCAATATGACTGGAGGCTGTCCTAAATCCTCGGTAACATATTTGAAAAGATCGTAGACATGCTTGATGCCCCCTTCTTCTAATATCCAATCCTCGTACTTAAGCCCTTCTTTAAGACACGCCTTCCACCAACTGACTATAGACTTTCTGGGATCGCGTATGAGGAAAGTATGTTGGAATCCCTTGGGCAGACGATCGAAATCTCTGTCAAGGCTGTACGCGATATCTTTacaaaatatgacgtcattccCCGGGTAGTCTTTTTCAAGCGTTTCTTTGACCTGTCGAAACTGAAGCCCAACCCCGGTCACAGGTAGCGCTTTGTCCAGAGCGACAGGTCGTTCTTCGCCGTTGTGGTACGCAAGGCAGTATAATTCATGGAAGGCCTTGACATTGGGAAGTGTATTGACAGAGAACTCCAGGGCTGTTGACCTTGAACGAGGATGGGCCCAGACGAATATCCGGAGTGGTTTTGTTTCACTGCTCATTTTGTGATGTTATCTGGGAAAGAAATGTATTAGAGAGATCACCGTAAAGTGTTATTCACCCGATCGTCATTGGAAGCACTCTTTGCCTGCTAATAGTATTACCATTCGTTCTTCGGGATGATATTTTGAATTCCTGTTACATTTATTTAGCCACATATTGCCCTTGAAAATGTTACAGTATCAATCCTTGGAGATGGATTTGGTCGATTAAGGGATGGAACATTAGATCTTTGGAGGGGTCGGtcaaaaatagaaaacaaaattcaaagcaaaaattAGGAAACAATCTTCAGATTAGTtagcaaaataaacaaaaataaaatcagaaagcaaaaaaaaaaagagataaatctgacagtttacttcgaaaaaaaattagcacatcaTGACTCcgctttaaatttttttttcaaatatttactattaaattgcaaaaaaacataatttgatCGTTACAACCccacctcccaagatctaatggtctgtcCCTAAATTCAGGcgcttaaagctccataagctgtatcgtTTGGCtactttttcagaacttttgttttgtggttcctctacactttctgcattgaatccctaaactgtaatttaatgccaagtatttagcatatcgaCACAACCTATGTGAGTATAAtctacactgttattgttgaaaattgtattcaagtccggactagaattcatttgtaaacaataaacaatgatcactacacacataaaagctgtgttgacaaaaagaatactctacatttcagcatgacaaacagattatgttcagacacggtagttgatatacagaagcagaatactgaaaagcttgccacaagttacagcttatgtccctttaaagggagggggttgTCGGAACCCTGCACAAAGGTTGCTAGgaacccctacgaccgatgtaaacactgtatctgtTTTGTAAGCACTATCACATAAATTGCAAACCCTTGACCATCTTATCGAAAAGATGCCAGAAGATGCTGCTAATGGGGGTTAAGACTCGGGACTTGCTCTTCGATATTTGTCGGTGTCTCCGTGGTCGGCATGATATTCCTTGCTAACCACATTATGCGACTTTCATGGTTAACGGatgctttgaaaatttaaactGAAATATCTGAACATACTTTTTGGCCTAAtagatataattaatcaataatCTTGTCTAAGGGATTGACATTATTGCTTTCGTGCATGCAAAACTTAACAagttacaaccattttcagtaatagagcgcgaagccactgcagtgaactgcaataaaactacTCACACttattagtttcagctgtagccagctggcaaagtcgacaacattgtatgtcccatgcagacagtttgtctggggaagttgaaataaaaaagatttgtacatggaccagtgcatggtaatgttacattgtatcttaatcttgaacacagggtgccaatcgtaaactctcatttacaactcgagcctcagacagagctagttttgcctttgtacaagcagactttttggtctttatcaagtagccttgttcaacaccaaagtggccacggctacagctgaaactaattagtgtaagcagttttattgcagttcactgcagtgcttcgcgctctattactgaaaatggttgtaatataaataaagtaaacttCGTTGGTTCAAATGAGAACAGggttgtgggtaatttattttacTATGCAATAGCCGTGCATGCAACCCTGACAAAGCTTGTCAGAATTTCTCGCGTAACAGATGTCCAGAATAAAGCTCGTGAGCCACTCATCACAAACTGAATAGCATTGAGTTGATGGCATTGGAATGTAGACTAAATGACATATTAACAGCTCAAACTACAACCTCCATGCAAACAACCCTCaaataaaatttgtcagaatttctAGCAGCAGTGTTCCATGTCGCGCGCGCGTGCAGCATTTCAAAACAACTTCATGTGACTGCGAACGTGCGAACACGATAAGACTGCTGATGTAATACTTTGGACAACTACTTGGCCAATTTAGCCCTACGGGTTGGATCTTTCGAAACCAGGTTTATGAATTATGACACTAAATAATGGTTCTGCCCTTCTTTTTCAAATTCACGTGCATTGTGATTTGACCTAGAAGACCACACGCAGTTCACGACCTATCACAGACTAGTGTGACCCAGTTTACCCGAGATCTGATCTAGGTCTCCAAGCCCTTGTGccatcaaatatgaaataggTCGACAGAAACCCAAATGCCAAAGAAAAGTTCGATCCTCTGGACTTCAAGACACATAAGGAGCTACTTAATCAATTGTCAGATGATGTCATCGTTTCTGGCTATGTATCCGGTTGCGTAGACGCATACGACATTGCATGTTCTATCATCACACAAATTCATCACCGAATGTGACCCTATTATGGATGGTATGCGCCGTACACCATGTTCGCAGGACCCGTCGCGGCGCGGGGCCTCTGTGCACAACTATTTTGTTCGCTGTGCGCGCGGTAAATTAGAATCACTTTGGAGTGGTGCTGAaatcagccaatcatcgactcTAGTTTGCATATAATGTTGGTTAAATACTCACACATAAGAGGTTTGCCCGCCGATACGTCCCTGTGCAGATTAAAGATGGCAGCGAATGTGATGTCAGTCCTCGGGTCAACACGGCTGTGGCACATTGAACTGCAAACACGTGATAGGATCAATAACGCCAAGCTTGAgtcatattgatttttttcggTAAAACAGACTTGCGTTTGCGTTCGTTCACCATCCTCGTTTGTGTCGGAGCATTTTCCCGCATTTTCGACCCCCGTCACGATAATCATTACCTTTACGTGATGTTTTTGTTCTCTGAAACATATTTtgggagaaaaaaaatgttattcGATCGCACATCTTTTCGTGCGAAACCACACAGGAACGAGAGATACATGGTTGTTTGAACTTCGTCATCAGATCAGAAAGAAAATGATTCAAAAGATTAAACTTTCCGAGAAAGTGTATTTTTTATCTCttattgaaatatatgtatatactcCAAAACAAACCTTTACATTTAACATTATGTAAAGTTTCCAAGTAGCTGCAAATTCGTATGtttatttattactttaagTTAAAAAACCAATTACCAAATGCAATTGGATTCATGTTACATctcaaaaatat from the Ptychodera flava strain L36383 chromosome 2, AS_Pfla_20210202, whole genome shotgun sequence genome contains:
- the LOC139118094 gene encoding uncharacterized protein is translated as MSSETKPLRIFVWAHPRSRSTALEFSVNTLPNVKAFHELYCLAYHNGEERPVALDKALPVTGVGLQFRQVKETLEKDYPGNDVIFCKDIAYSLDRDFDRLPKGFQHTFLIRDPRKSIVSWWKACLKEGLKYEDWILEEGGIKHVYDLFKYVTEDLGQPPVILDADELANHPEDTLRAWCPRVGLEFNPGMLHWEAANVSHWLEFHQTAFYRDTFFGQALTSTGFTPTVESDIDWTKVPEFVKGRIRDAVPYYEKMYKLRITKQ